The following is a genomic window from Mus caroli chromosome 17, CAROLI_EIJ_v1.1, whole genome shotgun sequence.
taattattataaagcctaaatattaaaataattaacgTCTTAAATAACATGGTAAGATATTGAAAGTATATATTTCTGATTTCACAAGTCCATAGAAAACATGTTGGTTTTCAGAAGTGCTTAATTGAGATACTGATGACTTTCCTGATGCCTAACtacagtttaaaaatgtttttgaaatttgTTGAATTGGTCACTGGAAACTGTGCTAACTCCTTCTTTAGCATTTATTACCTTGTAAATTAGACATTTCAAAATGACATTCCAACTTTGGTTATATACATGCTCTCTATTAGTTTCCTTACCTTTGCCATCTCCCTCCTGTATAACTAGTTCTTCTCTTTTTACTGTCATATGCTCTGTTACTATATTgtccatgtttttaaaatcatacagAGTTTGTATCTTTAAAACCAACTTATTTCACTCAACACAAACATTTCTATACCCATGCATTTCCTATGatgatataattttctttttttctgatagtAGGGAAAATTTTTGTATAAATCTTCTATTCTCTATTGGTGTATATTTTTGCTTTTGAGCCAGTGTTATTCAGTTTTTGCCATTATAAATTATTCTGGTAGTTTAAAGCAGGTATTGTGACATCTCTATTGTGGATTCTTTTGCTTAGTAATGCTTTCGCTATTCAAATTATCTaattttccacatgaatttggAGACTGCTATTTTTATTCCTATGAAGAGTGTCATTGGAACTTAATGGGTATTGTATTGattttgtatattgcttttggcaatgCACCACTTTAATAGCACAAATACTGCTGATCTGACAAACATGAAAATTCTTTCTACCTTTTACTATATCCTGAAGTTTCTTTTCTCACTTCTTGAAGTTTCTATTATAaaggtatttaatttctttgatttctgtatCATATTATATTGATTGGtttatatgttgaaccatcttAATTTTCCTACAATGAATCCTTCTTGATCAtgttgttttatttcctctttggttTGTTCTGAGCCTGTTTGAGTATCAGGGTATTGCTAGATtcacataatatatatttgactcttccttcatttctccttagttAAATACGTTGAACAACATTgatattgatttttctcttaaggtctgtaggAATTTATCAATAAATCAAttcagttttgatttttgttttgttggcagATTTCCTGTTTTACTCTCACTTTCCTTGACCACTTCAGTTTTTCATTTTGAGCATTGTATAGATTTACTTATTCATGGATGTGCTTTGGATTTCTCGTAGACTTTTCAAATTTATAGGAGATTACATTTCTGCCTATGTTTTATTACTCTTTTTCttctaataattttaatatttctagttcttcttttcttaaatccTTTATGTACCctaatatgtaatttatttagagcacatttctatttgtttaaatGCAGACCAACAACAGCTATAATCTCATAACAGCTTTCATTCTGTTCCTTTGGCTAATGTTATATTGTATTTGTACTTTCAcgtaattttaaggaaaaattaatttacttcCAAAAACCGCCAATGATAACACTCATCATTTAAAGATACATTGTTTAGTTACCATGTTTAATATAATTTCTGCAGATTCTATATCTGTTGATCTATATTATAGTCCATTACAATTTTATAAGATACAAgagattaattcatttttaatttatgctGCTGGATAGTGGAGGTGCATGTCTTAGTCCTAGTActcatgaggcagaagcaggcagatctctgagtttaatgCCAGCCAGATCTaaaaagaaagttccagaacatccaagTTTACATGGAGAAACCTAGTTTTAGAGGGATAAGGGGAAGCaaaaaagtaaacaagcaaacaacaaaaacaaaaacaaaaacaaaacatgaatttatttctgtttgattTAATTAGTATTCATctttattgggttgtttgttggTATGTTtgcagtttctttgttttgttttgtttagctgaATGGTCTGTCTAGTATTCATAATGTAGTCATCTAAAGTTATGTTAGAATCTGTTCATTACTTTTGGTTTAGTATTCCTTACTGAAATTGGATATGCTAACATTTCCTGTATGATTCATTCCTCATGAATTTTGGTGCTACTGTTGGATAGTTTCTTTTATTAGTACAAaggtaacctttttttttttttataactaatACTATTTGCTTTTTGAATCCATTTTTCTTGTAATTTCACTTTTATTCATTTGcaaatgtttgtttgttatttgctTGCTATGAATAATTCCTTCCTGTATCTCATTCCAGTCTGGCAGTCTCTGGCTTTTAATTGGAAAATTGAGATTAGTAACTCTTACTTAATTCTGAAAGGTATGTATGACTTCCTATTATGTTTTCAATTGTGTAATGTTTGGTTCTTCTGTAATCTTTATACTAGTATTTATTACCTGACCACTGAGCTGCATTCTTTTCTGTACATTCAGTCTTGgggattttgttcttgtttgttggTTAGTGGGTTTGTTTTAATCTGTGGGTAGAATTCTTGAAATAATCTTCTGTAGCAGTGCTTCATGATCAGATTATTTCTTAATGTTTATCATGGAATTTTTTGTACTTTACTTATGGAAAATAATTATCTATTCTGGACACAGTAATGTAATATGGCAAACATTTTTTGTTAAGGAATTGAAGTACAGAATGCCATACTCTTGGTGTTTAGGATTTTTATTAAAGGTaggatttgatttttaatttttactattattttatttatgcctATATGTACTTGTGGGGGCATGTCCATACAAGGACAAAAATGGGCATTTTATTCTCTGGTGCTGGAGATGTGGTTACTTGTGCTACACTCATCATGGTACTGGGAATACATGCTTGGTTTCCAAGAAAAACAATAAGTACTCTTAAGCACTGTGTAAGCTCTCCAGATcccaaaaacaacagcaacaacaacaacaaaaaaaaccaactactgttattttatgcatttatcttTGTATGTGACTGGCACTTATCTTGGTTTTCaataagttttctttatttatctattgtttAAGTTAACATGGTACTTCTAAactatagataaaataaatcaaaggaGAATGGCTGTAACCAATGAAAGCCACCCAAAAGAATTCATCCTACTGGGCTTTGCAAACCATCCTTGGCTGGAACTCCCACTCTTTGTTACTCTTCTGATAACATATCCCATGGCATTGATGGGGAACATCGCCATCATTCTGGTGTCCACCTTAGACCCTCGTCTCCACAgccccatgtactttttcctcacAAATCTCTCCTTTCTGGACATGTGCTACACCACAAGCATTGTGCCTCAGATGCTGTTTAACCTGGGAACCTCCAGAAAAACCATTACTTACATTGGATGTGTTATTCAACTTTATGTCTTCCACATAATGGGAGGCACAGAATGTCTACTTTTGGCTATTATGTCCTTTGATCGATATGTGGCTATCTGCAAACCTCTCCACTACACCCTCATCATGAACCAACGAGTGTGCATTTTGTTAGTGTCTATTATGTGGCTGACTGGTGTGATCTTTGCTTTTTCAGAGGCTACACTTACATTACAATTGCCATTGTGTGGCATACATAAACTGGATCATTTATTGTGTGAAATCCCAGTTCTCATAAAAACTGCCTGTGGTGAAAAGGAGTCTAATGAGCTAGCACTTTCTGTGGTATGCATTTTTATACTGGCTGTTCCTCTGTGTTTAATTCTTGCTTCTTATGTTAATATTGGGTGTGCAGTACTTAGAATTAAATCttctgaaggaaggaaaaaagcctTTGGGACATGTTCTTCTCATCTCATTgtagtttctttattttatggtcCAGCCATTAGCATGTACCTTCAGCCTTCTTCATCCATCACACGGGACCAACCCAAGTTCATGGCTCTCTTTTATGCAGTGATAACTCCTACACTGAATCCTTTCATCTATACCCTAAGAAACAAGGATGTAAAGGGTGCCTTAAAAAAGCTCCTGAGAAGCATTTTCAGTTCAAAGTGAAAGTTCTTTggtattaaaattaataattgtaGTAATTTTATACTGGTTTCTCTAATAATGATCATATATTCCAGGTCCACACAATATAGAATTCTTGCATGGCTTTTCTCATTTCTAGTATTACagcattgtgatttttttttaattcagatgaAGTGTATGACCTTTACATAAAGAATTTGtaatgatatattaaaatatacaaatagacAAAAACGATGtgtaaatatttaattctttttaaaacatagcTAGTATAAGTCTTGaatcactgaaaaaaagaaagtgacctTACTAATGAAGAACAGTCTGGAAACATTTCTGGAACTAAACTGGGACATTTAGATGTGCCTTTGAAAATTGACATGAatcaataagaggaaaaaaaaaaacatttttctgaggtgaaagaaatgaattacattaataaaaataagtgtattttAATGAAGCTTATTTTAAAGGCAATGATATTCAAAATATGTTCCATTACAAATTGAAATTTCTATAATTTAGTTGTCAATTCTGTACACTCAAACCTAAAACTATCATATAAAATTCTTTACAGTTCATGAAAGAAGGCTTATTAATTTGATGTTGAAACTTTGTTATTTAATAAGGCATttttgtggagcatgtgtctgcTCTTTGTTACATTGATCTgaccaggaaagagagagaaagcaagacagaggcaagagagggAATTAAAGAAAGGAACTGTAATCCTCAAGGATCATCTCCCAGCGACCCGCTTTCTCCATCTAGGCCCTACCCACCAATAGTTCTACTTCCCAAAAGGCTAACATCAACTGTTTCCCAAATATCCAATCACATGGGTCATAGGATTATATCAAGCCATAACATAAGGTAATCTTCATTAGAATAAAGTCAGTTTTCTAAGCATAAATTTACATTATAGTAGAGAATAGAAGAGAAGAGGATAAAGTGTTCAAAATCCTGAGAGGAAAACAGCTACAAACTAATAATATTATGTACAGGAAATCTATCCTTCAGAATTGAAAGGGCAATAAAAAATTGTtctgacaaaaaaacaaaaccaaaaaaatacaaaaacaaaaacaaacaaaaaaacccaggaaaatCACACCTGCACAAGAAACAAAAGGATAATAGCCATTATTACAAAACAACATAAGTATATAGAACTCAGttgaataaattgaaaaaaagaaaacataatcaaactGTTGGAGTCCAAGAGTtaccccaaaacccacataaacacTGAGCTCAGTCAGACAGGAATGGGATATTGAATGCATGTGCAGGAAGTGTGGCCTGGTGGCTGGCTCTGATCCAAGCTACTTTGGCTAGCTAGCTAGAACATTTCTAATTGACTTGTATTCTGACTGGTCCTAAGTGGAGCTTAtggttgtggaatttcttaataTTAACAAAGATGAGAAAGTACAGAACATCACAGAATATGAGatcagcatgaccctgctctgaggcaagttatttttgtgtgtgtgtcagaagcTGGTGAGCACAAGTTCAATAGCCAGAAAGGGGAggaactggctggccagcagtgCAAGCTGGAGTGGTGGGTTCTCTATGGTCATAGGTGAGAGATAGATGGGTAAGCTATTGGAAGTCAGGCAAAAGTGTACTGAAATGCAAATCCTTGGAGATTCAGAAAAAAGGGTCTGCCTGGAATTCTGGGCCAGGAAGCTCAAACCCTAAGGGAGGTGCCCATGTCACTCAAGACAGGCCAGACAATCAGACGCTTCAGACAGACCTGCCAGTCAAAAAGGAGGAAGGTTCTTCTAGGTGCCAGGAAGAGGCTAGTTCCATTTAGTTACTGAGCCCGCTTGAGTGGTTTGGTATGCTGTGATGTGCAATCAGACAAGCTCCGAAATCTCTCCACAGTGAGCACAGGGTCACTGCCATCTATGTGGAAGAGCAGGGCCTGAGCACCAGGAGCTAGTTTGGTGCGTCTTTTCCTGGTGTAGGTGTACCTGTAGGGCCCCTTATGATTCTAACCACCCCTGGACCCAGAGGTAGCCTCTGAGTAACTTTGCTGTGGGGGGCTGCATCTACACAGTGGCTTGTGTGGAAAATAAACATCCTTGGCAATATGCCAAACTCAAAGAACCCTTGTTTCTACATATTCACATTAACGTGTAAGATACAGTTGGAGTTAATTTTGTGGAAGTTGCATCCCACGTATTAGGTAGCAATCCAGTATTAAACTCTGATGTAAAAGAACAAGTAGAATTTAGCTGAGGGAGGACTGCCTGTAAAACACTCACAAATAAGTAGTGTGCTAACAAGGCCCGTTAGAGATTAAAATGCTAGGACACACGTTTGTTCACCAGAATTGTCCAGATATATGGATCCAAacaataagaaaggaaaacaacccTAATTTACAATGATTCAGTAGGCCCATTCCCATACAGAGATCTCTAACAAGTTGCTCAATGTGGCATTACTGGATCACAATGAACATTATGGCCTGGTGCGCCACAGAGGTTTAGATTTCTTGAGAAAAGCATACTTCTGCTACATGGGCAAGATGACACCAGGCGACAACTATTTGGACtggttttaaacaaacaaacaaacaaacaaacaaaaactgttgtGTTGAAAGCTGGCCTGATCAAGCTAGCCTTTCCCTGAGGTCTGCATGTATGGAAAATGACATATCTCCTTCTGAAACCCTGGAACATGCTTGACAGAGCTAGTAACCATCTGCAGCCTAGGCCTTGGGGGCTTTCCCTAAGGCCCTGAGGtagaaagattaaaataaagCTCCTTTAAAACCAGGAATAGGCTTAGGAGAGCTGGTAATGGTCTGGGGAAACTCACTAGCTTTGGGAGGGGTTGCTTCAGATTCTGAGGATACAACTCTTCCCACCACATATGGCTGTGGTTATCAGTCCCAAGGACACAGTAGATTTAGACAGAAATGTTCTTGAGATGCCCTGAGTTCCTCTTCTGCAGCAGTTTGATGAGAATTCTCCTGAGTTTGTCCCATTGTATGATAGTTTCTGCTGACCTCATAGAGTTCTTCCATTCCCCCCTTGTAAGTAATGTAGAAGATGGTATTCTTCTTAAAAAGTTTACATAGAAAAAGACATAGCTTGTGCAAGACCTCCCCACACCAGTGTTTATACTCTTTTCCTACCATCAACCAGACTCCTTTAGGGATGTCCATTTGACCGATTCAGAAAACAGCTCAGCTGAATGTAACCTATTCTCACCACTGAATTCCTGCTTGGCTACAAAGGATTACCAGGTCAGACTCTATATTCTTCATTAGAATGAGTCCTCACAAAGGTCACACTGAAGATTCTAGGAATTTACTAGTGCACTAAGTTTCTACATTAACCCCAAGTGCCACCTAAATCCAGCTGGTTCTCTCTGAAGTCCActgtctccctccatctccccagctgaTCCTCCACGCCTGTCCTCAGTCACTCTTACTCACCCAcagaatctattctattttttctttctagggAGATCCATGCTTCCCCCTTATAGGCCTTCTCTTTTCCTGTATCCTCTCCGGATCTGTAGAGTTTAGCTAGAATATCATTGACCTATTAGTTGTATTATTTATAGGTGAATGCCTACCATATTTTTTCTAGGTCTTGATTTCTCCTCTTGGGGTGATTCTTTTCTAGTATCATCTATTTTCCTGTAAATGTCATGATGTCATAACCCAACCCCAGTGCCAGAggtttatgtattcatttaacaTTCTGAATGCTGCTCAGCTGCCACCCTTTTCTAGGCCCCCAAGCGTACACAGTCCCTCCCATTATTTCCTCTTACCTTCTTCTCTTAGAAGGTGGAGATCTCCTTTGGGTGTACCCTCatcctgacacatcaagtctctgcaagattAGATTCATTATCTTCCACTGTGGCCTGAAAATACAGTCCCATtacaggatccacagacaggcaatagTTTCAGGGGAGCCCCCTTAAAGACTAAGTTGcacctctgctacatgtgtgcactGAGGCAAAGTTCAGTCCATGTAGGTTCTTTAGTTGATGGTCCAGCCTCTGAGATTccacaagggtccaggttatttgactgtattgttcttcctgtgaaattcctatcccctttggtTTCCTCAATTCTCCCCTCAACTTTTCAGTAATACTTGCCAAGCTCCATCCAATATTTGGATATGGGTATCTTCATCTGTTTCAGTCTGCTGCTTGGTGAAGCCCTTGGGGGAACAATTATGCTAGTTGtatgtctgcaagcataagaaaatatcataaattgtGTCATGatttggtgcttgcccatggaacacgtctcaagttgggccagttattgtggggccattttctttgtctctgctGCATCTCTGTcactgcatttcttgtagacagaacaaACTATGGGTCAGAAGATTTGAGGGTGGATTGGCATTCTTTTCACTCCACTCTGGGTGCTGCCTAGCTACAGAAAGTGACCATTTTAGTATCCATATCC
Proteins encoded in this region:
- the LOC110312593 gene encoding olfactory receptor 2B11-like — protein: MAVTNESHPKEFILLGFANHPWLELPLFVTLLITYPMALMGNIAIILVSTLDPRLHSPMYFFLTNLSFLDMCYTTSIVPQMLFNLGTSRKTITYIGCVIQLYVFHIMGGTECLLLAIMSFDRYVAICKPLHYTLIMNQRVCILLVSIMWLTGVIFAFSEATLTLQLPLCGIHKLDHLLCEIPVLIKTACGEKESNELALSVVCIFILAVPLCLILASYVNIGCAVLRIKSSEGRKKAFGTCSSHLIVVSLFYGPAISMYLQPSSSITRDQPKFMALFYAVITPTLNPFIYTLRNKDVKGALKKLLRSIFSSK